From Nostoc flagelliforme CCNUN1, a single genomic window includes:
- a CDS encoding helix-turn-helix domain-containing protein — MKKKMFCRLAVLMAEKDPQLSQRQLARDTGLDVTTINRLFTNNFSRVDVSTVETLCNYFGRTVGDLFEMRDPQDIPQRRTKKQAQVNEEAA; from the coding sequence ATGAAAAAAAAGATGTTTTGCCGACTAGCCGTTTTGATGGCAGAGAAAGACCCCCAGCTGTCCCAGAGACAACTGGCAAGAGACACTGGTTTAGACGTGACAACTATTAACCGTCTATTTACCAACAATTTCAGTCGTGTTGATGTCAGCACAGTCGAAACCCTATGTAACTACTTTGGGCGAACTGTAGGCGATCTTTTTGAAATGAGAGATCCACAGGATATCCCCCAGCGACGCACAAAGAAACAAGCTCAAGTTAATGAAGAGGCAGCATGA
- a CDS encoding ERF family protein, protein MQELIKALIKAKAEFNPIQKDGTNPHYKRKYATLDAVLDAVTPTLGKHGLVIIQTTEIFEGKTVLRTHIFHESGESIASTYPLPEISDSQKLGAALTYARRYAVCAILSVTADEDDDAESANNPKKAEQPQNNIRPRKDNQQPRLQPTKQAITPPSINPKDLRVKEVRTLLNYSLDLVKEWLHSRNVTSPSELDSVQIDELVKTMCLAWAGNKFGHPNHAANSYQKHVVDAVARGVDETTAISDWMEGALAQLPELN, encoded by the coding sequence ATGCAAGAATTAATCAAAGCTCTAATTAAAGCAAAGGCAGAGTTTAACCCCATTCAAAAAGACGGTACTAATCCTCACTACAAGCGCAAATATGCAACCCTAGATGCTGTATTGGATGCTGTCACTCCTACACTTGGTAAACATGGATTAGTAATAATTCAAACCACCGAAATCTTTGAAGGTAAAACCGTACTGCGTACTCATATTTTTCATGAATCTGGAGAGAGTATCGCTAGTACTTATCCTCTTCCTGAAATAAGTGATTCTCAGAAATTGGGTGCAGCCTTAACCTACGCGCGTCGATATGCGGTCTGTGCAATTTTATCGGTAACAGCAGATGAAGATGATGATGCTGAAAGTGCAAATAATCCTAAAAAGGCTGAACAACCACAAAATAATATTAGACCCCGCAAAGACAATCAACAGCCTAGACTTCAACCAACAAAACAAGCTATAACTCCGCCATCAATTAACCCAAAAGATTTGCGAGTCAAAGAAGTTCGCACACTTTTAAATTACTCGTTGGATTTGGTGAAAGAATGGCTGCATTCTCGAAATGTTACGAGTCCGAGTGAGCTTGATTCTGTTCAGATTGATGAGCTAGTGAAGACTATGTGTTTGGCTTGGGCTGGTAATAAGTTTGGACATCCTAATCATGCTGCTAACTCTTATCAAAAGCATGTCGTTGATGCTGTAGCACGAGGGGTAGATGAAACAACAGCAATCAGCGACTGGATGGAGGGAGCGCTCGCACAATTGCCTGAACTGAATTGA
- a CDS encoding MerR family transcriptional regulator translates to MQNIQEAYSLAWVKTACEHILGKNISQRTWRNCLRICGVQPYKREVKIKECCYLLGLIYLKRQNPFKKYSLSDVSLLLMKDKARFTNFGIDLENLELPLLGRELPDYIYEKTGYKVTLRTLYRWASKRRIPFSKLRIINQKELSRWLELASIANA, encoded by the coding sequence ATGCAAAATATTCAAGAAGCATACAGTCTTGCTTGGGTGAAAACAGCTTGTGAACATATTTTAGGTAAGAATATTTCTCAAAGAACTTGGCGTAACTGTCTGAGAATATGTGGGGTTCAGCCTTACAAGAGAGAAGTCAAGATCAAAGAATGCTGCTATCTATTAGGACTGATATATTTGAAACGTCAAAACCCTTTCAAAAAGTATTCTTTATCTGACGTTTCATTGTTACTGATGAAGGATAAAGCACGATTTACCAATTTTGGCATTGATTTAGAAAATCTGGAACTTCCACTTTTAGGGCGAGAATTACCAGACTATATCTATGAAAAAACAGGCTATAAAGTAACTTTGCGAACCCTGTACCGTTGGGCATCTAAACGCCGTATTCCTTTCTCTAAGTTACGCATCATTAACCAAAAAGAATTGAGTCGATGGTTAGAGTTAGCAAGTATAGCGAACGCATAG
- a CDS encoding alpha/beta hydrolase family protein → MIGHSLGAHIAGFTGSTYRESTGRSLAQIVGLDPAGPEFEDKAASDRLDPSDANRVVSIHTSETLGYDARLATLDVYANWNDLFQPGQWNVGW, encoded by the coding sequence CTGATCGGGCATAGTCTAGGAGCGCACATTGCTGGATTTACTGGTTCAACCTACCGTGAATCTACAGGGCGTTCTCTTGCTCAAATAGTAGGACTCGACCCCGCAGGACCTGAGTTTGAAGACAAAGCCGCAAGCGATCGCTTAGATCCGAGCGACGCCAATCGCGTTGTATCTATTCATACTAGTGAAACTTTAGGCTATGATGCTCGCTTGGCTACCCTGGATGTCTATGCCAACTGGAACGATCTATTTCAGCCTGGACAGTGGAATGTGGGCTGGTAA
- a CDS encoding calcium-binding protein — protein MMLAWLPWMSMPTGTIYFSLDSGMWAGNHGYANILYTELLQGNSFTQSNGILLNLNTVVNAEFTGQNDTSTKNNLAIVALNLLGTANNDTQAGGAANDTIRGNAGIDYITGGDGDDSVFGDDGNDLLYGGRGNDSVFGGSGSDRLFGDEGGDILTGADTAARGIAEVDLLTGGAGSDQFVPFVLLSVSSIAIVILVLWDWATTL, from the coding sequence ATGATGCTCGCTTGGCTACCCTGGATGTCTATGCCAACTGGAACGATCTATTTCAGCCTGGACAGTGGAATGTGGGCTGGTAATCATGGTTACGCCAATATTCTCTATACAGAATTACTCCAAGGCAATAGCTTTACCCAGTCCAACGGTATTCTCCTGAACTTGAATACAGTAGTCAATGCCGAATTTACTGGGCAGAACGATACCAGCACAAAAAACAATTTGGCTATTGTTGCTCTGAATCTTTTGGGTACTGCTAACAACGACACACAAGCTGGTGGTGCAGCCAATGATACCATCCGTGGTAATGCAGGAATTGACTACATTACAGGTGGCGATGGTGACGATTCCGTGTTTGGGGACGATGGTAACGATCTTCTCTATGGTGGACGTGGGAATGATTCTGTTTTCGGCGGCAGTGGTAGCGATCGCCTGTTTGGAGATGAAGGTGGCGACATACTCACAGGAGCAGATACAGCAGCAAGAGGTATTGCTGAAGTTGACCTTTTGACTGGCGGCGCTGGAAGTGATCAGTTTGTGCCATTCGTATTACTGTCGGTGTCTTCTATAGCGATAGTAATACTAGTACTTTGGGACTGGGCGACTACGCTCTGA
- a CDS encoding calcium-binding protein produces MALINGSDFNDNNTINGTPSILRPALNGTDDNDVLNGGAGNDILNGNRGNDSLDGGAGSDILNGGSGRDTLIGGAGGGDDTFVFSQGDDRIDGKDGFDTVIYRGTPQRIILSGVGSVRKPAGLGLDTLLSVENIIANAGVANNTIDASQSVAGVSITVSLETRNLVVNNVPNLGTLPFTVVAFDDVIGTNANDSIFGDEQNNQLSGGNGNDTIKGGNGTDRLTGGAGNDIFDFDLVLESQPGASSRDVITDFVGNGNSASLGDRIDLSTIDANPSSEGNQAFTFIGTAAFSAVGQVSYVAGILAANTNSNLSADFEIQLTGAPTLFVAAGNPTSDIIL; encoded by the coding sequence ATGGCACTTATTAACGGTAGTGATTTTAACGACAACAATACCATCAACGGTACGCCATCTATCCTTCGCCCTGCCCTAAATGGGACTGATGACAATGATGTTCTTAATGGGGGTGCTGGTAACGATATCCTGAACGGCAATAGGGGTAACGATAGCCTTGATGGGGGTGCTGGTAGCGATATTCTCAATGGGGGTTCTGGCAGGGATACCCTGATTGGGGGTGCTGGTGGCGGCGATGATACCTTCGTTTTCAGTCAGGGTGACGATAGAATTGATGGCAAAGACGGCTTTGATACCGTAATTTATAGAGGTACACCTCAAAGGATTATCTTGTCAGGTGTTGGAAGTGTTAGAAAACCTGCGGGATTGGGGCTAGACACGCTCTTGAGCGTAGAAAACATTATTGCTAATGCGGGTGTTGCCAACAATACCATAGATGCATCCCAATCTGTGGCTGGGGTATCTATCACTGTTAGCTTGGAAACCCGAAATTTGGTTGTCAATAATGTTCCTAATTTGGGAACATTGCCATTTACAGTAGTCGCCTTTGATGATGTCATCGGCACAAATGCAAATGACAGTATTTTTGGCGACGAACAAAATAACCAATTATCGGGTGGAAATGGCAACGATACCATTAAAGGTGGTAATGGAACTGATCGCCTTACTGGAGGAGCAGGTAACGATATTTTTGATTTTGACTTGGTTCTTGAGAGTCAACCTGGTGCATCATCAAGGGATGTTATCACTGACTTTGTTGGAAACGGAAACAGTGCCTCGCTAGGTGACCGAATCGATTTATCTACTATTGATGCCAACCCCTCTTCAGAAGGGAACCAAGCTTTCACTTTCATTGGTACTGCCGCATTCTCCGCAGTTGGTCAAGTTAGCTATGTAGCAGGTATTCTTGCAGCTAACACCAATTCCAATTTGAGCGCTGACTTTGAGATTCAGCTTACAGGAGCGCCAACACTATTTGTGGCAGCAGGAAATCCCACAAGCGACATTATTCTTTAA
- a CDS encoding IS630 family transposase (programmed frameshift), with translation MGARLRVFLTRDQDKTLLNLRTTDAPQKVKERAEIIRLNAHGWYVEKIAAHFNWTPQTVREVLHKWEKLGLEGLWDKVGRGGKPKWKESDIVFLEECLKKEPRTYNSLQLAQKLERDRQIQLSPDRLRRVLKKGVIWKRSRKSHKRKQNPVIREKKEADLDMLQLSAATGEIDLKYLDESGFCLWSEPGYTYYFRGEQKRLEQTKRRGRRLSIIGFLQPLISFVYGLVIGGVNRKSYIQIMEQEAADAQRTGRTRVIVQDNGPIHRCKEVQKLWSKWEQMGLYIFFLPEYCSEMNPIELEWQHLKKNELCGQIFDDELDLAYAVIDGIQARGKKGNYSTERVKFNSNSSG, from the exons ATGGGCGCTCGTTTAAGGGTATTTCTGACTCGCGATCAGGATAAAACTTTATTAAATCTAAGAACTACGGATGCACCACAGAAAGTCAAAGAGCGAGCAGAGATCATCAGGCTAAATGCACATGGCTGGTACGTTGAAAAAATAGCTGCTCATTTTAATTGGACTCCACAAACAGTCAGGGAAGTTTTACATAAATGGGAAAAGCTAGGTCTAGAAGGACTTTGGGATAAAGTCGGTCGAGGAGGAAAACCGAAATGGAAGGAGTCAGATATAGTTTTTTTAGAAGAATGCCTTAAAAAAGAACCACGCACATACAATAGTCTTCAATTAGCTCAAAAATTAGAACGCGATCGCCAAATTCAATTGAGTCCTGACAGATTAAGGCGGGTACTC AAAAAGGGGGTGATTTGGAAACGAAGCAGAAAAAGTCATAAACGAAAACAAAATCCTGTAATACGGGAAAAAAAGGAGGCAGACTTAGATATGTTGCAATTATCTGCCGCTACCGGAGAAATAGACCTAAAGTATCTAGATGAATCAGGGTTTTGTCTGTGGAGTGAACCAGGCTACACCTATTACTTTAGAGGTGAGCAAAAACGTTTGGAACAAACAAAACGCCGCGGTCGCAGACTAAGCATTATTGGGTTTCTTCAACCTTTGATCAGTTTTGTTTATGGTTTGGTGATCGGAGGCGTTAACCGCAAGTCTTATATCCAAATAATGGAGCAAGAAGCAGCTGATGCCCAAAGAACCGGACGTACTAGGGTAATTGTGCAGGATAACGGGCCTATACACCGATGCAAAGAAGTACAAAAGCTGTGGTCAAAATGGGAACAGATGGGTTTGTACATCTTCTTTTTACCCGAATATTGCTCCGAAATGAACCCCATTGAATTGGAGTGGCAACACCTTAAGAAAAATGAACTATGTGGGCAAATATTCGATGATGAGCTAGACCTTGCTTATGCTGTAATTGATGGTATTCAAGCTAGGGGAAAAAAAGGAAACTACAGTACGGAGCGTGTCAAATTTAACTCCAATTCTTCAGGTTAA